GTTTGGCGGCGTCGAGCACGTGGTCCGCCGGTTCGAGGCGGAGGCCCGGGCCGTCGCCCAGCTCTCGTCACCGCACATCGTCCACATCTACGAGTTCGAACCGACCGCCGTGCCGCCGTATCTCGTGATGGAACTCGTCAACGGTCCGAGCCTGCAGCAGGTGGTCAGACACCGCGGCAGGGCGGCGATCGGAACCGTCGCCGAGTGCGGCCGGCAGACGCTCCGCGGACTGGCCACGGCCCATGCCGCCGGGATCATCCACCGCGACGTGAAGCCGGGCAACATCCTGCGCGCAGCCGACGGCACCTACAAGCTCACCGACTTCGGCCTGGCGCGAAGCCTCGAGCAGGGCCAGTCGCTCACCGCCAGCGGGTCGGTGATCGGCACGCTCCACTACATGGCCCCGGAGGTGGCGGCCGGGGACGAGGCGACGGCGGCCAGCGACCTCTACAGTCTCGGGGCGACACTCTACGAGATGCTCGCGGGCCGGCCGCCGTTCGCGGAGGAGAGCCCGCTCAGGCTGTTGCGCAGGATCGTCACCGAGGCTCCGTCACCGGTGGCGGCACACCGCGATGACGTGCCGCCGCTCTTCGAGGCCTGGCTGAGGAAACTGCTCGCCCGCGATCCGGGCGACCGGTTTTCGTCGGCCGCCGCCGCCCTCGACGCCCTGGCCGCGATCGACGTCGGTCCGCCGGCTGCGGACGATTTTTCATCCGAGACGGCGGTCGCCGCGGTCGCGGAGGGGGACGAGGCCGGTGCGCTGGCAGCGGATCCGGGCCTATGGCCTGAGGCCGGCGAACCCGCGCGGGCGTTGCCGCATGTGATGTCACCCGGCCCGCGCCGGGTCGCCGCCGGCGACGTGCAGTCGATCATTCGCCGGGCGATGGAACTGGAGGCTGCAGGCCGTGACCTGCTCGGTCACGACACGGTCCTCGACATCGCCCGGGAGTTGAACGTCGATTCGATGTTCGTGCGCGAGGCGCTCCGCCGGCACCGCGAGTCGATGGAGATGCCGGCGCTCCCGGTGCTGACGGCGGGAACTGCCGCGCCGCGGCGAATGGGAAAAGGCTGCGCCCTCGTCGGGCTGGTCGTGATTGGGGCCATGGCGATGCTCTTCATCTTGCGGAATACTTTTTAGGCCTGCAGCAGTCTCAAAAGGCAAAGCAATCATCCAGGAAGAGACCGTGAGGCGAAATGCAGCACTCCGGGAATTCCCGAATCCGCGTGCCATTCAGCTGGAGCGTGACCCGATTCACTACCCGGTCCGGGTGCCGCCGCAAGGTTCGCCGGCTCACGCCCCGAGGCGTTGAGCTGCGGTCGCCGTTCAGGCGAACGGATTCTCCAGACGCACGCCAGGGAACCGGGCGAAATCGGTGTCGGCGGAAACGATCGCCAGGCCGTGCTCGAGGGCCAGCGTCGCGAGGTGGGCATCGGGCACGTGCTCGGCCCGCAGGCCGGTGGCACGGAGCAGGTCTCCGAGGATTGCCCGATGTCGCGGCGTCGGCGTGGGGATCCAGGCGCATTCACAGCCGAGCCACTCCTCGACCTGCTGCCAGGCAACGGCCGGACTGACGGGCCTGTCGAAGAGCCGCGGGTTGCTTGTCAGCCTGACGAAGGCGACTAGCGACGGCCAGGGGAGGCCCAGTGGCACCGCGTCGCTCAACCTCGCGTCGAGCCAAGACCGCGCCCGTTCGTGCTGCGGAAACGACGACGTGAAGGCGTAGACGAGGATGTTGGCATCGACGAGTCTCATCGATGCCCGT
The window above is part of the Planctomycetia bacterium genome. Proteins encoded here:
- the vapC33 gene encoding ribonuclease VapC33 yields the protein MRLVDANILVYAFTSSFPQHERARSWLDARLSDAVPLGLPWPSLVAFVRLTSNPRLFDRPVSPAVAWQQVEEWLGCECAWIPTPTPRHRAILGDLLRATGLRAEHVPDAHLATLALEHGLAIVSADTDFARFPGVRLENPFA